One region of Anas acuta chromosome Z, bAnaAcu1.1, whole genome shotgun sequence genomic DNA includes:
- the ABHD17B gene encoding alpha/beta hydrolase domain-containing protein 17B gives MNNLSFSELCCLFCCPPCPGKIASKLAFLPPDPTYTLMCDESGSRWTLHLSERADWQYSSREKDAIECFMTRTSKGNRIACMFVRCSPNAKYTLLFSHGNAVDLGQMSSFYIGLGSRINCNIFSYDYSGYGASSGKPTEKNLYADIDAAWVALRTRYGIRPENVIIYGQSIGTVPSVDLAARYESAAVILHSPLTSGMRVAFPDTKKTYCFDAFPNIDKISKITSPVLIIHGTEDEVIDFSHGLALFERCQRPVEPLWVEGAGHNDVELYGQYLERLKQFVSQELVNL, from the exons ATGAATAATCTTTCCTTTAGTGAACTGTGTTGCCTCTTCTGTTGTCCGCCATGCCCAGGGAAAATCGCCTCCAAACTGGCATTCTTACCTCCTGATCCCACGTACACACTGATGTGTGATGAAAGTGGTAGTCGCTGGACTTTGCATCTCTCAGAGCGAGCAGACTGGCAATattcttcaagagaaaaagatgCCATTGAGTGTTTCATGACTAGAACGAGTAAGGGTAACAGGATTGCCTGTATGTTTGTGCGTTGCTCGCCTAACGCCAAGTATACTTTGCTCTTCTCTCATGGAAATGCTGTTGACTTAGGTCAGATGAGCAGCTTTTATATAGGACTGGGTTCACGGATTAATTGCAACATATTTTCATATGATTATTCTGGATATGGTGCAAGTTCTGGGAAGCCAACAGAGAAGAATCTGTATGCTGACATTGATGCTGCTTGGGTGGCTCTTAGGACAAG GTACGGAATCCGCCCTGAAAATGTGATTATATATGGTCAAAGTATAGGAACAGTACCATCTGTGGATCTTGCTGCTAGGTATGAAAGTGCTGCTGTAATTCTTCATTCTCCACTGACTTCAGGAATGCGAGTAGCTTTTCCTGATACAAAGAAGACATATTGCTTTGATGCATTCCCAAA CATTGACAAAATTTCTAAAATAACGTCTCCTGTGTTAATTATCCATGGGACTGAAGATGAAGTAATTGACTTTTCACATGGCCTAGCATTATTTGAACGTTGCCAGAGACCTGTAGAACCACTGTGGGTAGAAGGAGCGGGCCATAACGATGTGGAGCTCTATGGACAGTACCTTGAAAGATTAAAACAGTTTGTGTCACAGGAACTGGTGAActtgtaa